One region of Salvia miltiorrhiza cultivar Shanhuang (shh) chromosome 3, IMPLAD_Smil_shh, whole genome shotgun sequence genomic DNA includes:
- the LOC131015867 gene encoding 40S ribosomal protein S27-2, which yields MVLSNDYDLLNPPAELEKRKHKLKRLVQSPNSFFMDVKCQGCFNITTVFSHSQTVVVCGNCQTVLCQPTGGRARLTEGCSFRRKGD from the exons ATG GTTCTCTCGAACGACTACGATTTGCTCAACCCACCGGCCGAGCTTGAGAAAAGGAAGCACAAGCTTAAGCGCCTTGTGCAATCTCCCAACTCTTTCTTCATG GATGTCAAGTGCCAGGGTTGCTTCAATAT AACCACTGTGTTCAGCCACTCCCAAACAGTTGTTGTGTGCGGAAATTGCCAGACGGTGCTGTGCCAACCGACTGGCGGCCGTGCCAGGCTCACCGAGGGCTGCTCCTTCAGGAGAAAGGGCGATTGA